In a genomic window of Bacillus rossius redtenbacheri isolate Brsri chromosome 4 unlocalized genomic scaffold, Brsri_v3 Brsri_v3_scf4_2, whole genome shotgun sequence:
- the LOC134542188 gene encoding uncharacterized protein LOC134542188, with the protein MASKFIPLVALALFQTLLAGGAEAATSNSSSNSSSAENIFQQVLDLANDLKELYKDDVEIAQGIEKLIADLRNAAENHTNWSLPEIAQVAIHLSQDVAELYSSISKNGNLTADAQKVFDDIRAILSNYIKNFVVTSGEFRNLMIEYLDQTALAGDDYGSNSTESTLQQIEELLASLKKLYEDDVQIAKAVEDLIAGFRNISQNQGQWSVPQLVQEAAAIYRGVTELYEAVSSNGALSADAEHVFQELKALLGKLIKPLARRPEVFRQVLTSYVDQMRAKWRQETANDDEVVLY; encoded by the exons ACTCTCCTGGCTGGCGGCGCTGAAGCAGCGaccagcaacagcagcagcaacagctccTCCGCCGAGAACATATTCCAGCAGGTGCTGGACCTGGCCAACGACCTCAAGGAGCTGTACAAGGACGACGTGGAGATCGCGCAAGGGATCGAGAAGTTGATCGCCGACCTCCGGAACGCCGCGGAGAACCACACCAACTGGTCGCTGCCGGAGATCGCCCAAGTGGCCATCCATCTGTCCCAGGACGTGGCCGAGCTGTACAGCAGCATCTCCAAGAACGGGAACCTCACCGCCGACGCGCAGAAGGTTTTCGACGACATCAGGGCCATCTTGAGCAATTACATCAAGAACTTCGTCGTCACCTCGGGAGAGTTCCGAAACCTCATGATCGAGTACTTGGACCAG ACCGCCCTCGCCGGCGACGACTACGGCAGCAACTCGACGGAGTCCACGCTGCAGCAGATCGAGGAGCTGCTGGCGTCGCTGAAGAAGCTGTACGAGGACGACGTGCAGATCGCCAAGGCCGTCGAGGACCTGATCGCTGGCTTCCGCAACATCTCGCAGAACCAGGGCCAGTGGTCGGTGCCGCAGCTGGTGCAGGAGGCGGCCGCGATCTACCGCGGCGTGACGGAGCTGTACGAGGCCGTCTCCAGCAACGGCGCGCTGTCCGCCGACGCCGAGCACGTGTTCCAGGAGCTCAAGGCGCTCCTGGGCAAGCTCATCAAGCCCTTGGCCCGCCGGCCGGAGGTCTTCCGGCAGGTCCTCACCAGCTACGTGGACCAGATGAGGGCCAAGTGGCGGCAGGAGACCGCGAACGACGACGAAGTGGTCTTGTACTAG